The genome window TATTTATCCTCATTTTCCTTAAATTCTTCCCAAATCTCTAAAAATTTATCATAAACCTTTTCCATTTCATCAGTGAGAAAATACAATGCACCATAAGCTTGTCCAGTAGATTTAACCAGATTATTCTCTATTAAAACATCCATATGGTGTCTAATAGTTTTATAATCGAGTGAAAGCTTTTTAGCTAATTTATTAGCATTATAAGGCCTATTTTTAAGTTCAAGTATAATTCTGGCACGATTTTCCCCACCCTTACTGCCGGCAATTAACCACCACAAAAATACCTTATTCATAGGAACTCCTTTTAAAACTCTGATTATAGTTTTCAAATCAACTGATTAATAAATATGTGGGTAAATCATGTTATATCAATAGTTCCCAGTAAAGAATCGATGAACTGTTGTGCTGTACGCCCAGACATTCCACCATGATGCATTTCCCATCTACCTGCTGCTAATCTCAGTTCGTCATCAGTCAATTTGATTTCAGGGTGCCGCCTTGCCAGAGTGGTGACGATATTGAAATATTCTTCCCGCAGAGGATTATAATAACCAATGGTCACACCAAAACGTGCAGCTAAAGATAATTTTTCATTTACAGTATCTGAAAGGTGCAGTTCATCATCTGAGATATCTGAGCGATCACTCCAGCTTTCCCGTATCAAATGGCGTCTGTTGGAAGTTGCATATATTAGCACGTTTTCAGGTTTTGCCTCTAATCCGCCCTCCATAACAGCCTTCAAATATTTATACTCAATTTCAAACTCCTCAAATGATAAATCATCCATATAAATAATAAATCGATAATTCCTGTTTTTTACCTCGGCAATGATTTTAGGTAACTCTTTGAATTCATGTTTATAAATCTCGATCATACGCAGACCGCGACTATAATACTGATTCAAAATAGCCTTTATACTTGCAGATTTTCCAGTACCGGCATCACCATAAAGAAGGACATTATTAGCCCTACGCCCTTCAACAAATGCCTCAGTATTTTGCATAAGTTCTCTCTTTTGGGACTCATAACCCACCAAATCATCTAAAATCACATCACTGGTTGCAGTGATGGGAGAGAGGAGGCTGGATTTATCATCAGTTGAAATACGGAAAGCCTTATTTAACCCAAGTTTTCCAACACCATACTCTTTGTAGAAATCTGTAATGATTTGATATAGTTCCTGGTTGTTTTTGGAGTTTTCAATAGATTTACTTAGTTTTTGAACCTTTTCACTCACGCTTTTGTTGAAAATCTGCTCACTTTTTACAACAGCATCATAATCAGTTATAATGGAAAAACAGTCGATATCAAGTTCTTTTTCTATGGGGGAAAAATCATAATCAAACAATTGTTTGAAGATGTGGAAGTCACTTTTGGCAAATTTATTAACCGTACCTTCATTGGCTCCAACTTTTTCTGAGACAAGAGTAAAAGGGTTTTCAGTCATGGACAAAACAAAAGCCAGATAATTATGCCATAAGTTTTTGTTAAAACCATAACGTGTTGAAATATCAAGCAGACGATTGATTTCTGTATAAATCTCTGTAATCAGATCTTCTTTTATGTAGTTGCCTGTGTTGAAATTTTGGCAGATATTAGATAATCTAAATAATATGCTATCTTTACTGATGTTCTTGTAAATCACCAATTTAGATGTTAAACGATACATTTAATTGCCTCATAATTAATTTCTTGATGGTGAAATGGAAACTTTTTATTGAAAATAAAGATTTAAACCATTTAATACTACGATTGGCTATTTTAGTTTAAATTGTTGTGGTTTATAAAGATCAATTTTAAATTATCAATCACTGTTTATTAAGAAATGAAAGCTCTACACAATAAGGTTCCAGTTCAATGGCTGCTTTTTTTAATATTTCAAGATCATAGTTTCTCTTCTGATTTAAAATATACTCCGGCACAGTCTGTGGAAGAAGAACCCGATATGCTTTAGGCTTTCCTGAAACCTTAAAACTATAACTTTTAAAGGCCACAATGGCCTGATACCAGATAGAACTATCCACTCCTTTAGTCTCCAGAAAACTCTTCAATTCCATGGTATTTCTGAGAACTTGTTTTGCGGGGTTAGTTTTAGTCTCATGATATTTGCCATTTTTATAGTAGAACCAGTTATTTCCTTTTATTAAGTATTTACCTGTGTAATTTTTAGTTTCAATTACAAATATTCCATTGGGACCAATAACCACCATGGTCAATATTCCCTTTTTTACCTAGCAGGTTAACATCATTGTAAATAAAATAGTCATGAGGTAATTCTTTAAGATGATGTGAAGCTATGTCTTCTCCTTCAAGGCCCTTGGCCCATCCTTTACCTTTTAGTTCATTGATGGAAATAAATGACTGGGAATATAGATACAAGCCCACACCAATTATTGTAAAGATTATGAAAATGAGGTTGAAAAAAATAAGGGCTAAACCGGATATGATTAAAAGAATACCAATAATCTTTAAATTTTTTCCTTTATTCTGGTTTTCATAGTAATCAAAGGCCCTCTCTTCAGTATAAGTATTTCCAGTACTAATACTTTCTCTTAAAACTTCAGGACCGTAAAATTCACTTAATTCATTGACTTTAATAAGGGGACGGCCGCACTGGCAGTGAGTGAAATCTTCTTTATCTTCTACTTCATAGTAGTGGTCACATTCATCACAGATGAGGTAGGGCATTATAATCATTCCTTTTATCTCAAGTTAGAATTTTCTATCATCACGTATCCTATAAAAAATACCATAAAAGCACCTAAAATTAAGAAAATATTTAGGGGAAATTCCAGAGAGAAAATACGCCATGATCTTGCAGTGAATATAAAAATTAAGATAAAAATTATAATAGCACTTATAAAAATCGTAGAAAAAGATTTTTTATTTGAATTGTTATCAACTTTTTTAAACTTATTGTCTCGGATACGTTTGGCTATTTTATCATCTAAAAGTTGTTTTTTATATTTCTTGGAGATAGTTGCACCATCATCACTATAATACAATCTACCCCCACAACCACATGAAATAAAATCATCAATAGATTCATCTGATGCTAATTCATAGGTGAAACCACAGCTTTTACATATAAGATATATCAAAAAACCCCCAAACAGAATATATTCTTATTAATTAGATTTGCATTTATTTTATTATTTAATATTTACTATTCCATCAATATAGAAAAACATTATTTGTATAATAAATAATTGAAATATGCTGTATTAATATAAAATTCAATTGATATAGTGAATCTGCCCTAATGGGTTGTTATTCAAGTTGAAAAGTTTATTAGTATGGAGTGAATTTCATACCGGGATAAGGTTATTGCCAAGGTCAACTGCACTTAATAGTAAACGATTGATATTTAGGGATCCAAAAAAGATATCCTTAACTTTATGGTGATGATCTTAATCCACAATCAACATGTCTAAATCATGTTGAATAATCTATTGATTGAAAATTGAGAATTTAACATTATTTAATCTCTTTCTCATGTTTTTAATTATATTACGAATAATATTGATAATTTGGGGGGA of Methanobacterium alcaliphilum contains these proteins:
- a CDS encoding winged helix-turn-helix domain-containing protein, with protein sequence MNKVFLWWLIAGSKGGENRARIILELKNRPYNANKLAKKLSLDYKTIRHHMDVLIENNLVKSTGQAYGALYFLTDEMEKVYDKFLEIWEEFKENEDK
- a CDS encoding ATP-binding protein, with translation MYRLTSKLVIYKNISKDSILFRLSNICQNFNTGNYIKEDLITEIYTEINRLLDISTRYGFNKNLWHNYLAFVLSMTENPFTLVSEKVGANEGTVNKFAKSDFHIFKQLFDYDFSPIEKELDIDCFSIITDYDAVVKSEQIFNKSVSEKVQKLSKSIENSKNNQELYQIITDFYKEYGVGKLGLNKAFRISTDDKSSLLSPITATSDVILDDLVGYESQKRELMQNTEAFVEGRRANNVLLYGDAGTGKSASIKAILNQYYSRGLRMIEIYKHEFKELPKIIAEVKNRNYRFIIYMDDLSFEEFEIEYKYLKAVMEGGLEAKPENVLIYATSNRRHLIRESWSDRSDISDDELHLSDTVNEKLSLAARFGVTIGYYNPLREEYFNIVTTLARRHPEIKLTDDELRLAAGRWEMHHGGMSGRTAQQFIDSLLGTIDIT
- a CDS encoding nuclease-related domain-containing protein, which gives rise to MVVIGPNGIFVIETKNYTGKYLIKGNNWFYYKNGKYHETKTNPAKQVLRNTMELKSFLETKGVDSSIWYQAIVAFKSYSFKVSGKPKAYRVLLPQTVPEYILNQKRNYDLEILKKAAIELEPYCVELSFLNKQ